From the genome of Methanobrevibacter smithii ATCC 35061, one region includes:
- a CDS encoding phosphoribosyltransferase family protein — MIIKELLYEVSINELINENDIFNRKKELINLLENIYKCENGLYDWQNECLFKFQEDFTSIFNNKSFSEENKIISNYINKIFLKIFISNNNQEIYYLHNYLPKNCYNKLPPIWLEDDLIIDYKELSDKVLIYKNDTNPEVNNIFTNELMEAIVILSDSVFKNLDKIVLISVPSSKVNVTPQTKKSVEMIENDFKKGLFEFSSKKLLDLKYNNILKRTKNIVSQKDCGAYYRNVKNRHLKTISCSYDLPNSTGFIILDDIVTSGTTMDSCKEILINHGAKEKNIICLAIAKTIDCRHLKYHNGKVVLCEDI, encoded by the coding sequence TTGATTATTAAAGAATTATTATATGAAGTTTCAATAAATGAATTAATTAATGAAAATGATATTTTCAATAGAAAAAAAGAGTTAATTAATTTATTAGAAAATATTTATAAATGTGAAAACGGATTATATGATTGGCAAAATGAGTGTTTATTTAAGTTTCAAGAAGATTTTACAAGTATTTTTAATAATAAAAGTTTTTCAGAAGAAAATAAAATCATTTCTAATTATATTAATAAAATTTTTTTAAAAATTTTTATTTCAAATAATAACCAAGAAATTTATTATTTACATAACTATTTGCCTAAAAACTGTTATAATAAGTTGCCCCCTATCTGGCTGGAAGATGATTTAATAATTGATTATAAAGAACTTTCTGATAAAGTATTAATTTATAAAAATGATACAAATCCAGAAGTTAATAATATTTTTACAAATGAATTAATGGAAGCTATTGTTATATTATCAGATAGTGTGTTTAAAAATCTTGATAAAATTGTCTTGATTTCTGTGCCTTCTTCTAAAGTTAATGTTACTCCACAAACTAAAAAATCAGTTGAAATGATTGAAAATGATTTTAAGAAAGGCCTATTTGAGTTTTCTTCTAAAAAACTTCTTGATTTAAAGTATAATAATATCCTTAAGAGAACTAAAAATATAGTTTCACAAAAGGATTGTGGCGCTTATTATAGAAATGTTAAAAATAGGCATTTAAAAACAATATCTTGTAGCTATGATCTTCCTAATTCTACAGGTTTTATTATATTAGATGATATAGTTACTAGTGGAACTACTATGGACTCATGTAAAGAAATTTTAATTAATCACGGAGCAAAGGAGAAAAATATAATATGTCTTGCAATTGCAAAAACAATTGATTGTAGACATTTAAAATATCATAATGGAAAAGTTGTTTTATGTGAAGATATTTAA
- the brxL gene encoding protease Lon-related BREX system protein BrxL, with amino-acid sequence MTEEYDLQDDLNTKLKHYFEGKIVRKDLTKRVKEGANVPVYVLEYLLGKYCSQDDALVEQGVQTVKNILANNYVRPDEAQKILSKLKELGSYSIIDVVTVKLDYKTDTYYASFSNLGLNDIPINPEFPQRYERLLGGNLWCMVNLEYDFDEADFRSQTIKIRNLQPIQLPNIDLADILSNRKNFTKEEWIDILLRSCGMEPTQFDKRVKWLLIARLIPLVENNFNLCELGPRGTGKSHIYKEISPNSILVSGGQTTVANLFYNMRDKQIGLVGMWDCVAFDEVAGIKFKDQDGIAIMKDFMASGSFSRGKEEKNANASMVFVGNINQSVESLLKTSSLFDPFPSEMGTDTAFFDRMHCYIPGWEIPKYRPEFFTDDFGFITDYLSEFFREMRKRSFTDAYQEYFRLGRDLNQRDTIAVNRMVSGLVKLVYPDGNFDKEDIREILTFALESRRRVKEQLKKIGGMEFYDVNFSYIDLEENRDCPVGVEEQASSTLIPEGDLKPGHLYSVGPSENGKLGVYKFETEMMKGNGKFTPNGIGSKKDVNEAVKIAYQYFKSNAGSISGQISYKDKDYVMQVKDLHGVGMTRYLTLATFIALCSVATNRKVLPSLAILGNFSLGGTVDKIQNLADTLQVCLDNGAKKLLIPMSSYVDIGLVPSDLLVKFTLIPYNTPEEAVMKAFGIE; translated from the coding sequence ATGACTGAAGAATATGATTTACAAGATGATTTGAATACAAAGTTAAAACATTACTTTGAGGGTAAAATTGTAAGAAAAGATTTGACAAAAAGAGTTAAAGAAGGTGCTAATGTACCGGTTTATGTTTTAGAATATTTATTGGGTAAATATTGTTCTCAGGATGATGCATTAGTTGAACAAGGGGTGCAAACTGTTAAAAATATTCTTGCAAATAATTATGTAAGACCTGATGAGGCACAAAAGATTTTATCTAAATTAAAGGAATTAGGTTCTTATTCAATCATTGATGTTGTAACTGTGAAATTAGATTATAAAACAGATACATATTATGCGTCATTTTCTAATTTAGGTCTTAATGATATTCCAATTAATCCAGAGTTCCCACAAAGATATGAAAGACTTTTGGGAGGAAATCTTTGGTGCATGGTAAATTTAGAATACGATTTTGATGAAGCGGATTTTAGATCACAAACTATTAAAATTAGGAATTTACAACCAATACAATTACCGAATATTGATTTAGCGGACATATTATCAAATAGAAAAAATTTCACTAAAGAAGAATGGATTGATATTCTTTTAAGGTCTTGTGGTATGGAACCAACACAATTTGATAAGCGGGTTAAATGGTTATTAATAGCTAGATTAATTCCTTTAGTTGAAAATAACTTTAACTTATGTGAATTGGGTCCTAGAGGAACTGGTAAATCACATATTTATAAAGAAATCTCACCAAATTCCATATTAGTTTCTGGAGGTCAGACAACTGTAGCAAACTTGTTTTATAATATGCGTGATAAACAAATAGGTCTTGTTGGAATGTGGGACTGTGTTGCTTTTGACGAAGTGGCAGGAATTAAATTCAAAGACCAAGATGGAATAGCTATTATGAAAGATTTTATGGCATCAGGTTCGTTTTCACGTGGTAAAGAAGAAAAGAATGCAAATGCATCTATGGTGTTTGTTGGAAATATTAATCAGAGTGTTGAATCATTATTAAAGACTTCTAGTTTATTTGATCCATTTCCTTCAGAGATGGGTACTGATACAGCTTTCTTTGATAGGATGCATTGTTATATTCCAGGTTGGGAAATACCTAAATATAGGCCTGAGTTTTTTACAGATGATTTTGGATTTATTACAGATTATTTGTCTGAATTTTTCCGTGAAATGAGAAAACGTTCATTTACTGATGCATATCAAGAATATTTCAGATTAGGTCGTGATTTAAACCAAAGAGATACAATTGCTGTAAATCGTATGGTATCTGGACTTGTTAAATTAGTATATCCTGATGGTAACTTTGATAAAGAAGATATTCGTGAAATATTAACATTTGCACTTGAATCTAGAAGAAGAGTAAAAGAACAACTTAAAAAAATTGGTGGAATGGAATTTTATGATGTAAACTTCTCATATATTGATTTAGAAGAAAATAGAGATTGTCCAGTAGGTGTTGAAGAACAAGCCAGCAGCACTTTGATTCCAGAAGGTGACTTAAAACCAGGACATTTGTATTCTGTTGGACCATCTGAAAATGGAAAACTTGGTGTTTATAAATTTGAAACTGAAATGATGAAAGGCAATGGTAAATTTACACCAAATGGAATAGGTTCTAAAAAAGATGTAAATGAAGCAGTTAAAATAGCTTATCAATATTTCAAGTCAAATGCAGGTTCAATTAGTGGACAGATTTCATACAAGGATAAAGATTATGTAATGCAGGTTAAAGATTTACATGGAGTTGGCATGACAAGATATTTAACTTTAGCTACTTTTATAGCATTATGTAGTGTTGCAACAAATCGTAAAGTTTTACCTTCACTAGCTATATTGGGTAACTTCTCTTTAGGTGGGACTGTTGATAAAATACAAAATTTAGCAGATACATTACAAGTTTGTTTAGATAATGGTGCTAAAAAATTATTAATTCCAATGAGTTCTTATGTAGATATTGGATTAGTGCCTTCAGATTTGCTTGTTAAATTTACATTGATTCCATATAATACGCCTGAAGAAGCTGTAATGAAGGCATTTGGAATTGAATAA
- a CDS encoding DNA-processing protein DprA, translating to MIKYKELLFLNKINRVGKVTIYTKYWDMLINSKDMDDLFNKLHKSNKISEDKLIKAKNEAEKIYDSVVNDSEINVITVFDKEYPKKLFDMENQKPLYLYVKGSMDALSKSNIAIIGTRKPSNNTEIFEKKLVKRILDVSKRVVVSGLALGCDKIAHETTVNENKITIAFLPCGLNVISPSSNKKLAKSIIEQGGCLVSEYEPDKKVFKRSYVERDKIVAAFSDIVFVLQCGEKSGTMHTVNATIDFKKVNHRDLYVYLPEDMSDGDYSGNISILKSNNGTKVSDIDEFCEEIVILEKDNNLNKNADYQSKLI from the coding sequence ATGATTAAATATAAAGAATTACTCTTTTTAAATAAAATAAATCGAGTTGGGAAAGTAACAATATATACAAAGTACTGGGATATGTTAATTAATTCTAAGGACATGGATGATTTATTTAATAAGCTTCATAAGAGTAATAAAATTAGTGAAGATAAATTAATTAAAGCAAAAAATGAAGCTGAAAAGATATATGATTCTGTAGTAAATGATTCTGAAATAAATGTTATTACAGTTTTTGATAAAGAATATCCTAAAAAATTATTTGACATGGAAAATCAAAAACCTCTTTATCTATATGTAAAAGGCAGTATGGATGCTTTGTCTAAATCTAATATTGCAATTATTGGAACAAGAAAACCATCAAATAATACTGAAATTTTTGAAAAAAAATTAGTTAAAAGAATTTTAGATGTTTCTAAAAGGGTGGTTGTTAGTGGTTTGGCATTAGGTTGTGATAAAATAGCTCATGAAACTACAGTTAATGAAAATAAAATCACAATTGCTTTTTTACCATGTGGATTAAATGTTATAAGTCCCAGTAGTAATAAAAAATTAGCAAAATCAATTATTGAACAGGGTGGATGTTTAGTTTCCGAGTATGAACCTGATAAAAAGGTATTTAAAAGAAGCTATGTTGAAAGAGATAAGATTGTAGCTGCATTTTCAGATATAGTTTTTGTTCTACAGTGTGGGGAAAAAAGCGGAACAATGCATACTGTTAATGCTACTATCGATTTTAAAAAAGTAAATCATAGAGATTTATATGTTTATCTTCCAGAAGACATGTCTGATGGAGATTATAGTGGAAATATTTCTATATTAAAAAGTAATAATGGAACAAAAGTGTCTGATATTGATGAATTTTGCGAAGAAATTGTTATTTTAGAAAAAGACAATAATTTAAATAAAAATGCTGATTATCAAAGTAAATTAATTTAA
- a CDS encoding zinc-ribbon domain-containing protein codes for MNSIQKAFMSNCCERCGRTLDFSKDKYCPYCGHPNFNYHPATGVSHSSSKTTKRKKQDNTSTCCILIAVFFIIAYIYSFFVSG; via the coding sequence ATGAATTCAATTCAAAAAGCGTTTATGTCAAACTGTTGTGAAAGGTGTGGAAGAACTTTGGATTTCAGCAAGGATAAGTATTGTCCTTACTGCGGTCATCCCAATTTTAATTATCATCCTGCCACGGGGGTTTCACACAGCTCTTCTAAAACAACAAAACGCAAAAAACAGGATAATACTTCTACCTGCTGTATTCTGATTGCAGTTTTTTTCATAATTGCATATATCTACAGCTTTTTTGTTTCTGGTTAG